A genomic segment from Cygnus atratus isolate AKBS03 ecotype Queensland, Australia chromosome Z, CAtr_DNAZoo_HiC_assembly, whole genome shotgun sequence encodes:
- the LYSMD3 gene encoding lysM and putative peptidoglycan-binding domain-containing protein 3 isoform X1: MAGRATQPLAVSQPPGGGGHHHHHHPYPHPVAAEGEGPEEEAEAFELRPRGREKVRRSASRDRPDDIVLLTRDIQEGDTLNAIALQFCCSVADIKRVNNLINDQDFFALRSIKIPVKKFSVLTETHASPKGRPVLRPAHCSPEVLETSPSDKFSANETAGNFLKEVDRDIEEIVKCNDTKRENLNEVVSALAAQQVCFETDGKTKKSKDPYYGADWGIGWWTAVVIMLIIGIITPVFYLLYYEVLVKADVSHHSTMESAHSFVTAASHQKQIENGMNPANIINVDNQGDLQPYNRKPQATVIHRHIT, encoded by the exons ATGGCCGGCAGAGCCACGCAGCCCCTGGCCGTGTCGCagccccccggcggcggcggccaccaccaccaccaccacccctacCCGCACCCGGTGGCGGCGGAGGGCGAGGGCCCGGAGGAGGAGGCCGAGGCCTTCGAGctgcggccgcggggccgggagaAGGTGCGGCGGAGCGCCTCGAGGGACCGGCCGGATGACATCGTCCTGCTGACGAGGGACATCCAGGAAGGGGACACGCTGAACGCCATCGcgctgcagttctgctgctcg gttgcAGATATCAAGAGAGTTAATAATCTTATCAACGATCAAGATTTTTTTGCCTTGAGGTCTATCAAAATCCCTGTGAAAAAGTTCAGTGTACTGACCGAGACACATGCCTCTCCAAAAGGAAGGCCAGTCCTTCGGCCAGCTCACTGTTCCCCAGAAGTGCTGGAAACATCACCTTCTGACAAATTCTCTGCTAATGAGACTGCTGGCAACTTCTTAAAAGAAGTGGATCGAGATATAGAAGAGATTGTGAAGTGCAATGATACGAAGAGAGAGAACCTTAATGAAGTTGTTTCTGCCTTAGCAGCCCAACAGGTCTGTTTTGAAACTGATGGTAAAACTAAAAAATCCAAGGATCCTTACTATGGAGCGGATTGGGGCATCGGGTGGTGGACAGCTGTAGTGATTATGTTGATCATTGGCATAATAACTCCAGTTTTTTATCTCCTATATTATGAAGTTTTAGTGAAAGCAGATGTCAGTCACCATTCTACAATGGAATCTGCCCATTCCTTTGTCACAGCAGCTTCACATcagaaacaaatagaaaatggaaTGAATCCAGCGAATATTATAAATGTTGATAATCAAGGAGACCTTCAGCCTTACAACCGAAAACCCCAGGCAACTGTCATTCATAGACACATAACATAG
- the LYSMD3 gene encoding lysM and putative peptidoglycan-binding domain-containing protein 3 isoform X2 — MAGRATQPLAVSQPPGGGGHHHHHHPYPHPVAAEGEGPEEEAEAFELRPRGREKVRRSASRDRPDDIVLLTRDIQEGDTLNAIALQFCCSVADIKRVNNLINDQDFFALRSIKIPVKKFSVLTETHASPKGRPVLRPAHCSPEVLETSPSDKFSANETAGNFLKEVDRDIEEIVKCNDTKRENLNEVVSALAAQQAGEMFCQEKSENGEVQSPAPVEEQAQAQGQVGKQLCRKGPGVLLDNKLNVS; from the exons ATGGCCGGCAGAGCCACGCAGCCCCTGGCCGTGTCGCagccccccggcggcggcggccaccaccaccaccaccacccctacCCGCACCCGGTGGCGGCGGAGGGCGAGGGCCCGGAGGAGGAGGCCGAGGCCTTCGAGctgcggccgcggggccgggagaAGGTGCGGCGGAGCGCCTCGAGGGACCGGCCGGATGACATCGTCCTGCTGACGAGGGACATCCAGGAAGGGGACACGCTGAACGCCATCGcgctgcagttctgctgctcg gttgcAGATATCAAGAGAGTTAATAATCTTATCAACGATCAAGATTTTTTTGCCTTGAGGTCTATCAAAATCCCTGTGAAAAAGTTCAGTGTACTGACCGAGACACATGCCTCTCCAAAAGGAAGGCCAGTCCTTCGGCCAGCTCACTGTTCCCCAGAAGTGCTGGAAACATCACCTTCTGACAAATTCTCTGCTAATGAGACTGCTGGCAACTTCTTAAAAGAAGTGGATCGAGATATAGAAGAGATTGTGAAGTGCAATGATACGAAGAGAGAGAACCTTAATGAAGTTGTTTCTGCCTTAGCAGCCCAACAG gctggagaaatgttctgtcaagaaaaatctgaaaatggagaagtgcagagtcctgcccCTGTGGAGGAACAAGCCCAGGCACAGGGACAAgttggaaagcagctctgcagaaaaggacctggggtcCTGCTGGACAACAAATTGAACGTGAGTTAG
- the LYSMD3 gene encoding lysM and putative peptidoglycan-binding domain-containing protein 3 isoform X3, with amino-acid sequence MAGRATQPLAVSQPPGGGGHHHHHHPYPHPVAAEGEGPEEEAEAFELRPRGREKVRRSASRDRPDDIVLLTRDIQEGDTLNAIALQFCCSVADIKRVNNLINDQDFFALRSIKIPVKKFSVLTETHASPKGRPVLRPAHCSPEVLETSPSDKFSANETAGNFLKEVDRDIEEIVKCNDTKRENLNEVVSALAAQQYVAVQEQLILQTAAIELFGVP; translated from the exons ATGGCCGGCAGAGCCACGCAGCCCCTGGCCGTGTCGCagccccccggcggcggcggccaccaccaccaccaccacccctacCCGCACCCGGTGGCGGCGGAGGGCGAGGGCCCGGAGGAGGAGGCCGAGGCCTTCGAGctgcggccgcggggccgggagaAGGTGCGGCGGAGCGCCTCGAGGGACCGGCCGGATGACATCGTCCTGCTGACGAGGGACATCCAGGAAGGGGACACGCTGAACGCCATCGcgctgcagttctgctgctcg gttgcAGATATCAAGAGAGTTAATAATCTTATCAACGATCAAGATTTTTTTGCCTTGAGGTCTATCAAAATCCCTGTGAAAAAGTTCAGTGTACTGACCGAGACACATGCCTCTCCAAAAGGAAGGCCAGTCCTTCGGCCAGCTCACTGTTCCCCAGAAGTGCTGGAAACATCACCTTCTGACAAATTCTCTGCTAATGAGACTGCTGGCAACTTCTTAAAAGAAGTGGATCGAGATATAGAAGAGATTGTGAAGTGCAATGATACGAAGAGAGAGAACCTTAATGAAGTTGTTTCTGCCTTAGCAGCCCAACAG tacGTCGCAGTTCAAGAGCAGCTAATTCTTCAGACAGCAGCTATTGAACTGTTTGGGGTTCCTTAA